A region from the Desulfoglaeba alkanexedens ALDC genome encodes:
- the aspS gene encoding aspartate--tRNA ligase translates to MMTHDATLPGERFKDDPEAKELEAQKVTLDSLGDWVKTHDCNSLGTGNVGARVRLMGWVDRRRDHGGLIFIDLRDREGVTQVVFDPQADETSHRRAHALRSEYVIAVEGTVRLRPEGMANPRLVTGGIEVLVHELRILNTSRTPPFPIEDDTDANESIRLRYRYLDLRRPSMMRNLKLRHQAAVLTRNYFAQRGFLEVETPILTRSTPEGARDYLVPSRVSPGNFYALPQSPQIFKQLLMVAGFERYMQLVKCFRDEDLRADRQPEFTQLDLEMSFITEEQIYELIEGWIEALFRELAGVSLETPFPRITYAEAVDRYGTDRPDIRYGLELVDVTDIARRSDVRVFQQAVERGGVVKAIRLPEGGRLSRKELDELIEYVKIFGAKGMAWIKLQPDGWQSPIAKFLGDPVREALGQRLQARQGDILFFVADQPGIVHDALGNLRVRLAQQLALMDTSVYKFTWVTQFPLLEWDADEKRFTAVHHPFTAPMEEDLDRLETQPEAVRSRAYDLVLNGTELGGGSIRIHRHDVQQRLFAALGIGAEEAEEKFGFLLEALQYGAPPHGGIAFGFDRLIMLMSGSSSIRDVIAFPKTQKATCLMSGAPSEPDINQLLELCVKIEKAGR, encoded by the coding sequence ATGATGACTCATGATGCCACGCTCCCCGGGGAGCGATTCAAAGACGATCCGGAAGCCAAGGAACTGGAAGCCCAGAAGGTCACGCTGGACAGCCTGGGGGATTGGGTCAAGACGCACGATTGCAACAGCCTTGGAACCGGGAACGTGGGGGCCCGGGTGAGGCTCATGGGATGGGTGGATCGGCGAAGAGATCACGGGGGGCTCATCTTCATCGATCTGAGGGACCGCGAAGGCGTCACCCAGGTGGTGTTCGATCCGCAGGCCGACGAGACGTCGCACCGAAGGGCCCATGCGCTTCGGAGCGAATACGTCATTGCGGTCGAAGGCACGGTGCGCCTGCGGCCGGAAGGGATGGCCAATCCCAGGTTGGTCACCGGAGGAATCGAGGTCCTGGTGCACGAGCTTCGTATTCTCAATACCTCCCGAACGCCTCCCTTTCCCATTGAGGACGACACCGACGCCAACGAAAGCATCCGCCTTCGTTACCGGTATCTGGATCTTCGCCGTCCCTCGATGATGCGCAATCTCAAGCTGCGGCACCAAGCGGCCGTGCTGACGCGGAACTATTTCGCCCAACGTGGGTTTCTCGAAGTGGAAACCCCAATTCTAACACGCAGCACCCCCGAAGGGGCCCGGGACTACCTGGTGCCGAGCCGTGTGAGTCCGGGGAATTTTTACGCATTGCCCCAGTCGCCCCAGATCTTCAAGCAGCTCCTCATGGTGGCCGGCTTCGAACGGTACATGCAGCTCGTCAAGTGCTTTCGGGACGAGGATCTGCGGGCGGACCGGCAGCCCGAGTTCACGCAGCTCGACCTGGAAATGTCTTTCATCACCGAAGAACAGATCTACGAGCTGATCGAAGGGTGGATCGAGGCGCTCTTCCGGGAACTTGCAGGGGTTTCCCTGGAGACCCCGTTTCCCCGCATCACCTATGCCGAAGCGGTGGATCGCTACGGGACAGACCGGCCGGACATCCGGTACGGTCTGGAACTGGTGGACGTGACCGATATTGCGCGGCGGTCCGACGTTCGAGTCTTCCAGCAGGCGGTGGAGCGGGGCGGCGTGGTGAAAGCCATCCGCCTTCCGGAGGGCGGCCGCCTCTCCCGCAAGGAACTGGACGAGCTGATAGAATATGTGAAAATCTTCGGAGCCAAGGGCATGGCCTGGATCAAGCTTCAGCCGGACGGGTGGCAGTCGCCCATTGCCAAGTTCCTGGGGGATCCGGTCCGGGAGGCGCTCGGCCAAAGGCTTCAAGCCCGGCAAGGCGACATCCTCTTTTTCGTGGCCGACCAGCCCGGCATCGTTCACGACGCCTTGGGGAACCTCCGGGTCCGCCTCGCTCAACAGCTTGCTCTTATGGACACTTCCGTTTACAAATTCACTTGGGTCACCCAGTTTCCGCTCCTTGAATGGGATGCGGATGAAAAGCGGTTCACCGCCGTGCACCACCCGTTCACCGCGCCCATGGAAGAAGACCTGGACAGGCTGGAAACCCAGCCGGAAGCGGTGAGGAGCCGCGCCTACGACCTCGTGTTGAACGGAACGGAGCTGGGCGGAGGGAGCATCCGGATTCACCGGCATGACGTTCAGCAGCGGCTGTTTGCGGCCCTGGGCATCGGCGCGGAGGAAGCCGAGGAGAAGTTCGGATTCCTCTTGGAAGCCCTTCAATATGGGGCGCCCCCCCACGGCGGCATAGCTTTCGGTTTCGACCGGCTGATCATGCTCATGAGCGGGTCGTCTTCCATCCGCGACGTGATCGCCTTTCCTAAGACACAGAAGGCCACGTGCCTCATGAGTGGAGCGCCGTCCGAGCCGGACATCAACCAGCTCCTGGAGCTGTGCGTGAAGATCGAAAAAGCAGGGAGGTAA
- the hisS gene encoding histidine--tRNA ligase, whose translation MEYIQAVKGMNDILPHDIGWWQKVEATAREVLETFGYREIRTPLVEKLELFARSIGESTDIVEKEMYAFPDRKGRWLTLRPEATASIVRAFIERNLQSDPLARKFYTLGPMFRHERPQKGRYRQFHQIDAEAFGIDDPMLDAEIMFMLRCFLEKLGIGGVKLHINSLGCRECRKPFRESLQAFLEERIAALCPDCARRSRVNPLRAFDCKVEQCREQMEEAPALLDFLCRDCAEHFEAVKRHLDRLETPYRIDPRMVRGLDYYMRTTFEVITDQLGAQNAVGGGGRYDGLMKDLGGPDLPGIGFAIGMERLILLLQQSQDGTLKTPEIFLASVGDDARDRCFLMVQRLRDRGVAAEMEYGNAGLKSQMRRADKLGARYVLILGQDEIQRNAAPLRDMIEKNQVEVPLATAVDFLTEFIRKHSTRNR comes from the coding sequence ATGGAATACATTCAAGCCGTCAAAGGCATGAACGATATTTTACCCCACGACATCGGCTGGTGGCAGAAGGTGGAGGCGACGGCCCGGGAAGTGTTGGAAACCTTCGGTTACCGGGAGATTCGAACGCCGTTGGTCGAGAAGCTGGAACTTTTCGCTCGAAGCATCGGTGAGAGCACAGACATCGTGGAAAAGGAAATGTACGCGTTTCCCGACCGCAAGGGACGGTGGCTGACGCTTCGCCCGGAAGCCACCGCGTCCATCGTGCGGGCCTTCATCGAACGCAATCTCCAGTCGGATCCTCTGGCCCGAAAGTTTTATACCTTGGGGCCCATGTTCCGCCACGAGCGGCCTCAAAAGGGGCGGTACCGCCAGTTCCACCAGATCGACGCCGAAGCCTTCGGCATCGACGATCCCATGCTGGACGCCGAGATCATGTTCATGCTGCGCTGCTTCCTTGAAAAACTGGGTATCGGCGGCGTGAAACTGCACATCAACTCCCTGGGTTGCCGCGAGTGCCGGAAGCCCTTCCGGGAAAGTCTCCAGGCATTCCTGGAAGAAAGAATCGCCGCTCTCTGCCCGGACTGCGCCCGGAGGAGCCGGGTGAACCCGCTGCGGGCCTTCGACTGTAAAGTGGAGCAGTGCCGGGAGCAGATGGAGGAGGCGCCGGCTCTTCTCGACTTTCTGTGCCGGGACTGCGCGGAACATTTTGAGGCGGTAAAGCGCCACCTGGACCGGCTGGAGACCCCGTACCGGATCGACCCCCGCATGGTCCGAGGACTCGACTATTACATGCGGACGACCTTTGAAGTGATCACGGATCAGCTGGGGGCCCAAAACGCCGTGGGGGGCGGAGGGCGCTACGACGGGCTCATGAAGGACCTGGGCGGCCCGGACCTTCCGGGCATCGGTTTCGCCATCGGCATGGAACGGCTCATTCTGCTGCTCCAACAATCCCAGGACGGCACCTTGAAAACCCCGGAGATCTTTCTCGCCTCAGTGGGAGATGACGCGCGCGACCGGTGTTTCCTGATGGTTCAGAGGCTCCGTGATCGAGGTGTGGCCGCGGAGATGGAATACGGAAACGCGGGTCTCAAGAGTCAGATGAGGCGTGCGGACAAGCTGGGCGCCCGTTATGTTCTCATCCTGGGCCAGGATGAAATCCAACGAAACGCCGCGCCGCTTCGTGATATGATCGAAAAGAACCAGGTGGAGGTGCCGCTGGCGACCGCGGTGGATTTTCTGACGGAGTTTATCCGGAAGCATTCGACAAGGAATCGATGA
- a CDS encoding sigma-54-dependent transcriptional regulator, with translation MTAPLPPCSILVVDDDPTTLDLIVESLTEEGYDVAKAADGREAAAMADRRSFDIVLTDLVMPGMSGLEVLAHFTEHHPEATVIVLTGYATIETAVEAMKRGAFDYLSKPAKLDEILMVLRRAQELKALRSENILLKSQLQDRYGFDKIIGESTAMQAVYHMIHRVANTDSTVLITGESGTGKELIANAIHFNSERRDRPIVPINCGAIPEELLESELFGHEKGSFTGALKERKGRFELAHQGTVFLDEIGDMSPKLQVKLLRFLQERQFERVGGSRTIQVDVRILAATHRDLESAVADGSFREDLYFRLNVIPLHVPSLRERHGDLPLLVHHFLREHCRNKDIQLKRISREALAAMEAYEWPGNVRELQNVIERLVILTECDEIKLEDLPPRMRREIPAPSPPPAVQLGDEGIDLKKTLEDLENRLILEALKKTGGVKNQAAKLLGLNRTTLIEKLKKKNLDLPAFGS, from the coding sequence ATGACGGCTCCGTTACCCCCTTGCAGCATCCTTGTAGTAGACGACGACCCGACGACACTGGATCTGATCGTTGAGAGCCTGACGGAGGAAGGCTACGACGTGGCCAAGGCTGCCGACGGACGGGAAGCCGCGGCCATGGCAGACCGGCGTTCTTTTGACATAGTGCTCACCGACCTGGTCATGCCGGGAATGAGCGGGTTGGAAGTGCTCGCCCATTTCACGGAACACCACCCGGAAGCCACGGTGATCGTGCTCACGGGCTACGCCACCATCGAAACCGCCGTGGAAGCGATGAAGCGCGGCGCCTTCGATTATCTGAGTAAGCCGGCCAAACTGGACGAGATCCTCATGGTGTTGCGCCGCGCCCAGGAACTGAAGGCCCTTCGCTCCGAAAACATCCTACTGAAATCGCAGCTTCAGGACCGGTATGGTTTCGATAAGATCATCGGGGAAAGCACCGCCATGCAGGCCGTCTACCACATGATCCACAGGGTCGCCAACACCGACAGTACGGTTCTCATCACCGGCGAGAGCGGAACGGGGAAGGAACTGATCGCCAACGCCATTCATTTCAACAGTGAGCGGCGCGACAGGCCCATCGTGCCCATCAACTGCGGCGCCATTCCCGAAGAGCTTCTCGAAAGTGAGTTGTTCGGCCATGAGAAGGGATCGTTCACGGGGGCGTTGAAAGAGCGCAAGGGGCGGTTCGAACTGGCCCACCAAGGAACGGTGTTCCTGGACGAGATCGGGGACATGAGCCCCAAACTGCAGGTGAAGCTCCTCCGCTTCCTGCAGGAACGACAATTCGAACGGGTGGGCGGCTCGCGCACCATCCAAGTGGACGTCCGGATTTTGGCGGCCACCCACCGGGACCTCGAAAGCGCGGTGGCGGATGGATCCTTTCGGGAGGATCTCTACTTCCGCCTGAACGTCATCCCCCTTCACGTGCCGTCGCTTCGGGAACGGCACGGAGATCTTCCGCTCCTGGTGCATCATTTCCTCCGGGAGCATTGCCGTAACAAGGACATCCAGCTGAAACGCATTTCCAGGGAAGCCCTGGCCGCGATGGAAGCTTACGAATGGCCGGGGAACGTGAGGGAACTCCAAAACGTGATCGAGCGGCTGGTGATCCTGACGGAATGCGACGAAATTAAGCTGGAAGATCTGCCGCCGCGGATGCGGCGCGAAATACCGGCCCCCTCCCCCCCTCCGGCGGTCCAGCTCGGCGACGAAGGCATCGACCTGAAGAAAACCCTTGAAGACCTGGAAAACCGACTCATCCTGGAAGCTCTCAAGAAAACCGGCGGCGTCAAGAACCAGGCCGCCAAGCTTCTGGGCCTGAATCGCACCACCCTCATCGAAAAACTCAAAAAGAAAAACCTGGACCTGCCGGCCTTCGGTTCCTGA
- a CDS encoding tetratricopeptide repeat protein yields MRHGLILIAFTGLLLLAFACRSSAQTTIESVRVGIHPGFTRLVFDSAGDEPIGLEQPSPEALEVIYEELKVKVGSGDLSKAARGAVKAVVLPRKEPKNRILVTFKRPGLQVKSFTLPGTSPDGNAYRLVVDLYPPGHPSRQTNQDASAQTGKSAAASQAAPPQGEATESKDAGPAAVEAAGTGGSDRTQGTVPAGDAAAGGVFARAEEAFQRWREKPVENQRAEEAIALYREFLDGFPEAPQAAAAHARLGLLYYGLENFHAARPHLERALSSNSQVPEADRAWLALGNLQQASGNHVEAIQSYRNALKDSPESSIAAEAHYRLGTSLSIAGNHEEAVTVLQRSLEIDPTFHLEHPDIFRYLGESLFGVRDYAGSRDCLFRYLNLEPHIPDKDLVLARLAETYLHESQTDLAERLYAYIGTYFPHSEGEIIGKIRRAELLEKQGPEMQAEAYRTYQELSERSLSPPLNHFVQFKLAYSEWQNGDYDKSLQRIRNVMQGQENRASDDDFRALKEKVMLDRARAAFQSQDYAKVVQLYKEDPFVFDTQKSLEVVAMVAESYERLHYFPNALPLYETLLKNDPKDRWRMKTALCLLETGQVARAEQLLKQVSDPALTAEKAELLGRVAFSMRRYAEAMKHFDRQIEALGGDNAVPTATLIQYSRCLVEQGRHEAALPWIEKALQRLPRENAQDRLQVLLMAGRCYQKLGRYHEAIATYESLLPEVSSEDLRNQLVYELSNLYLQAGQPDKAEAKLSELLAASKEFWKLAAQQKMDYIRMRQGQTGLF; encoded by the coding sequence ATGCGGCATGGACTGATCCTCATTGCATTCACCGGCCTGTTGCTCCTGGCCTTCGCCTGCCGGAGTTCCGCCCAAACCACCATCGAATCGGTTCGAGTGGGCATCCACCCGGGATTCACCCGCCTGGTTTTTGACAGTGCGGGGGACGAACCCATCGGCCTGGAGCAGCCTTCTCCCGAGGCCTTGGAAGTGATCTATGAAGAGCTGAAAGTGAAGGTCGGCTCCGGCGATCTGTCCAAGGCCGCTCGGGGCGCCGTCAAGGCGGTCGTTCTACCGAGGAAGGAACCGAAAAACCGGATCCTCGTGACGTTCAAACGGCCGGGCCTCCAGGTCAAATCTTTCACGCTTCCAGGGACCTCCCCCGACGGGAATGCCTATCGCCTCGTTGTGGATCTCTATCCGCCGGGGCATCCCAGCCGGCAAACAAACCAGGACGCTTCGGCGCAAACTGGGAAGTCCGCGGCCGCATCCCAGGCGGCGCCACCGCAAGGCGAAGCGACGGAGTCCAAAGACGCGGGACCAGCGGCGGTCGAAGCAGCGGGTACCGGCGGGTCCGATAGGACCCAGGGCACCGTCCCCGCCGGTGATGCTGCGGCCGGGGGCGTTTTCGCCCGCGCCGAAGAGGCCTTCCAACGATGGCGCGAGAAACCGGTGGAAAACCAGCGGGCGGAAGAAGCGATCGCATTGTATCGGGAATTTCTCGATGGATTCCCTGAGGCCCCCCAGGCGGCCGCGGCCCACGCACGCCTCGGACTGCTTTACTACGGCCTGGAAAACTTCCACGCCGCCCGACCTCACTTGGAGCGGGCACTTTCTTCTAACAGCCAAGTCCCCGAAGCGGACCGGGCCTGGCTGGCACTCGGAAACCTCCAGCAGGCCTCCGGAAATCACGTGGAGGCGATCCAGTCCTACCGCAACGCCCTGAAAGACTCCCCGGAATCCTCCATTGCGGCCGAAGCCCACTACCGGTTGGGCACCAGCCTGTCCATCGCCGGAAACCATGAAGAAGCCGTGACCGTCCTTCAACGATCGCTGGAAATCGATCCCACTTTTCACCTGGAACACCCGGATATCTTCCGTTATCTTGGGGAATCTCTTTTTGGGGTCAGGGATTACGCCGGGAGCCGCGACTGTCTCTTCCGGTACTTGAACCTGGAGCCGCACATCCCCGACAAGGACCTGGTGCTCGCGCGGCTTGCCGAAACCTACCTCCACGAGTCTCAAACCGACCTGGCCGAACGACTCTATGCCTACATCGGTACCTATTTTCCCCATTCCGAAGGGGAGATCATCGGCAAGATCCGGCGTGCAGAACTCTTGGAAAAGCAGGGGCCGGAGATGCAGGCGGAGGCCTACCGGACGTACCAGGAACTTTCGGAGCGCTCACTTTCCCCGCCGCTCAATCATTTCGTCCAGTTCAAGCTGGCCTACAGCGAATGGCAAAACGGTGACTACGATAAAAGCCTCCAGCGCATCCGTAACGTGATGCAAGGGCAGGAAAACCGTGCATCCGACGACGACTTCCGCGCTCTTAAGGAAAAGGTGATGCTGGATCGGGCCAGAGCCGCCTTCCAGTCCCAGGACTATGCGAAGGTGGTTCAGCTCTACAAGGAAGACCCCTTCGTCTTCGATACTCAAAAGTCCCTGGAAGTGGTCGCCATGGTGGCGGAAAGCTACGAGCGACTGCATTACTTCCCCAACGCACTGCCTCTTTACGAAACGCTGCTGAAAAACGATCCCAAGGATCGCTGGCGCATGAAAACAGCGCTCTGCCTGTTAGAAACGGGCCAGGTCGCCCGGGCCGAACAGCTGCTGAAGCAGGTGAGCGACCCCGCTCTCACGGCTGAAAAGGCCGAACTCCTGGGCCGCGTGGCCTTTTCCATGCGGCGGTACGCGGAAGCCATGAAGCACTTCGACCGCCAGATCGAGGCCTTGGGAGGCGACAACGCGGTGCCGACCGCCACACTGATCCAGTACAGCCGGTGCCTGGTGGAACAGGGCCGCCACGAAGCGGCGCTTCCGTGGATTGAAAAGGCACTCCAACGGCTGCCTCGGGAAAACGCCCAAGACCGGCTCCAGGTCCTGCTCATGGCCGGCCGGTGCTACCAGAAATTGGGCCGCTACCATGAGGCGATCGCCACCTACGAAAGCCTCCTTCCCGAAGTATCGTCGGAAGACCTCAGGAACCAACTCGTTTACGAACTGTCGAACCTGTACCTGCAGGCGGGGCAACCGGATAAGGCCGAAGCCAAGCTTTCGGAGCTCCTTGCGGCATCCAAGGAATTCTGGAAACTGGCCGCACAGCAAAAGATGGACTATATCCGGATGCGGCAGGGGCAAACGGGCCTTTTCTGA
- a CDS encoding sigma-54-dependent transcriptional regulator: MKVLVVDTDTREARNLAQTLADLGHTPLTANSLSAARALVDQAAPDLAIVALNGNQKSVTSFLEESMDAAEAFPVIVTTRNPCLEDAVTMMKHGAQDFWVLPVSRERLEKTLETPSDESRMGRDGTPQGEPFPIISRNAAMKALKDMAAKVASSKATVFIQGESGTGKELFARFIHRSSARSEGPFVAVNCAALPENLLESELFGYEKGAFTGANKDRKGKFELAHGGTLLLDEVTEIPVHLQAKLLRVLQEGEVDRLGGRQPVAVDTRVIATTNRAIDEALREGRFRKDLYYRLNVIPLKIPPLRERRDDIAILCAHFIEKYNACHGRRVQGLSPEALEILNRRSWPGNVRELENVVQRAVVLATEPVLTPQHLLFDDFESPPETPPAEITTIDEMEKRLIHQALDSVSGNRTRAAEILGISVRTLRNKLNEYRRSQGF, encoded by the coding sequence ATGAAGGTTCTGGTCGTGGATACGGACACCCGGGAAGCCCGGAACCTCGCGCAAACGCTCGCCGATCTGGGGCACACCCCCCTGACCGCGAATTCACTCTCGGCGGCCCGGGCGCTGGTCGATCAGGCCGCCCCCGATCTCGCCATTGTGGCCTTGAACGGAAACCAGAAATCCGTCACGTCGTTTCTTGAAGAGAGCATGGACGCCGCGGAGGCCTTTCCGGTCATCGTGACGACCCGGAACCCCTGCCTGGAAGACGCCGTCACCATGATGAAGCACGGTGCCCAGGATTTCTGGGTCCTTCCCGTTTCCCGGGAACGTCTCGAAAAAACCCTGGAGACTCCTTCTGACGAAAGCCGGATGGGCCGCGACGGGACCCCGCAAGGAGAGCCTTTTCCCATCATTTCCAGAAATGCGGCCATGAAGGCCCTGAAAGACATGGCCGCGAAGGTGGCCTCCAGCAAAGCCACCGTGTTCATCCAGGGCGAAAGCGGGACCGGAAAAGAACTGTTCGCCCGATTCATCCACCGAAGCAGTGCGCGTTCCGAGGGGCCCTTCGTCGCCGTCAATTGTGCCGCACTCCCTGAAAATCTGCTCGAAAGCGAACTCTTCGGCTACGAGAAAGGAGCCTTCACAGGGGCCAACAAGGACCGGAAAGGCAAATTCGAACTGGCCCATGGAGGCACCCTGCTCCTGGACGAAGTGACCGAGATCCCCGTGCACCTCCAAGCCAAACTGCTGCGGGTGCTTCAGGAAGGCGAAGTGGACCGCCTGGGCGGCCGGCAGCCCGTCGCCGTGGACACCCGGGTGATCGCGACCACCAACCGGGCCATCGACGAAGCGCTCAGAGAAGGTCGCTTTCGAAAAGACCTCTATTACCGCCTGAACGTCATCCCCTTGAAAATTCCGCCCTTAAGGGAGCGCCGCGACGATATCGCGATCCTTTGCGCACACTTCATTGAAAAATACAATGCCTGCCATGGACGTCGGGTTCAGGGATTGAGCCCCGAGGCCCTCGAAATCCTGAACCGCCGCTCCTGGCCCGGCAACGTCCGCGAATTGGAAAACGTGGTGCAGCGCGCCGTCGTCCTGGCGACAGAACCGGTGCTCACACCCCAACATTTGCTTTTCGATGACTTTGAATCCCCCCCGGAGACCCCCCCGGCCGAAATCACGACCATCGATGAGATGGAAAAACGCCTCATCCATCAAGCCCTGGATTCCGTGAGCGGCAACCGAACCCGTGCTGCCGAAATCCTGGGAATCAGCGTCAGAACCCTGCGCAATAAGCTCAACGAATATCGCCGTAGTCAGGGTTTTTGA
- the flgB gene encoding flagellar basal body rod protein FlgB: MSDSSVFDRTVQLMQDRLDLNALNHKVISSNLANINTPRYVAKSLSFDRVLKESLEEGAIALECSHFRHENPTDPVEALRSPAMEETGPVDLDHEMVRLSRNNIEYQFMVTMLNKKFALLKQAINAGGR, translated from the coding sequence ATGAGTGACTCAAGTGTGTTCGACCGAACCGTTCAACTCATGCAGGATCGCCTCGATCTGAACGCCTTGAACCACAAGGTCATATCGAGCAACTTGGCCAACATCAACACACCGAGATACGTGGCCAAATCGCTTTCTTTCGACCGGGTTCTGAAGGAATCCTTGGAGGAAGGCGCGATTGCGCTGGAATGTTCCCATTTCCGGCATGAGAATCCCACGGATCCCGTCGAGGCCCTGCGGTCGCCCGCCATGGAGGAAACCGGTCCCGTGGACCTGGATCACGAGATGGTACGTCTTTCTCGAAACAACATTGAGTACCAGTTCATGGTGACCATGCTCAACAAGAAGTTCGCCTTGCTGAAGCAGGCCATCAACGCTGGAGGTCGCTGA
- the flgC gene encoding flagellar basal body rod protein FlgC, with product MDFETSMRISSSGMRAHRAWMNVLSANLANVNTTRGPDGKPYQRRTILYESVPYAGSFQEAMESALEDGLQQVDVVGIVPDGRDFRRVYDPSHPDADEDGIVLLPNISAVEEMANLLDATRSYEANLAALNMAKQLALKSLELGK from the coding sequence ATGGACTTTGAAACGTCCATGCGGATCAGTTCGTCGGGGATGAGGGCGCACCGTGCGTGGATGAACGTCCTCTCCGCCAACCTGGCCAATGTCAACACCACCCGGGGACCGGACGGCAAGCCGTACCAGCGCAGGACCATCCTGTACGAGAGTGTGCCCTATGCCGGTAGTTTCCAGGAGGCCATGGAAAGCGCGCTCGAAGATGGTCTGCAGCAGGTGGATGTCGTCGGAATAGTTCCTGACGGCCGCGATTTCAGAAGGGTCTACGATCCGAGCCATCCCGACGCCGACGAAGACGGCATCGTGCTCCTGCCGAACATCAGCGCCGTCGAAGAAATGGCGAACCTCCTGGACGCCACCCGGAGCTACGAAGCCAACCTGGCGGCCCTCAACATGGCCAAGCAGTTGGCGCTCAAATCCCTGGAACTCGGAAAATAA
- the fliE gene encoding flagellar hook-basal body complex protein FliE, whose translation MRIGSIAQGMKRLEGPGGTFGRSDKAAVSFTSELKERVSEVDELQHQAEKTMREGAIRGAENIHEAMIKLQEAEIGLQFLVKVRDKALEAYQDVMRMQF comes from the coding sequence ATGCGCATCGGTTCCATTGCCCAAGGCATGAAGAGGCTCGAAGGCCCGGGCGGAACGTTCGGGCGCTCGGACAAGGCGGCTGTATCGTTCACTTCGGAACTCAAGGAACGGGTGAGCGAAGTGGACGAGCTGCAGCACCAGGCGGAAAAGACCATGCGGGAGGGAGCGATCCGCGGTGCGGAAAACATCCATGAAGCCATGATCAAGCTCCAGGAAGCCGAAATCGGACTCCAGTTTCTGGTCAAGGTCCGAGACAAGGCGCTGGAAGCTTACCAGGACGTGATGCGCATGCAGTTCTAG